From Camelina sativa cultivar DH55 chromosome 7, Cs, whole genome shotgun sequence, one genomic window encodes:
- the LOC104699937 gene encoding LETM1 and EF-hand domain-containing protein 1, mitochondrial: MASRAIIRRKNIISDYLNVYARSIQSFQSIGNSSQTVVHSHAYHSAINRPPPVETKPVTQQHKSFTGREDGLLLLSRYGYFNRSFHGFHSSAFGYGSSEVGPSLGMRYRSVFIRDATTVAAKKPDDEDKKVDEVAKNRKEASPEECDQAVESLSSVKAKAKAKRLQDSKKVARSIVQRAWTIVLKIGPAIRAVAAMNRADWAKKLTHWKQEFVSTMKHYWLGTKLLWADTRISSRLLLKLAGGKSLSRRERQQLTRTTADIFRLVPFAVFILVPFMEFLLPVFLKLFPNMLPSTFQDKMKEEEALKRKLLARMEYAKFLQETAREMAKEVKHSRSGEVKKTAEDLDDFLDKVRRGQIVHNDELLGFAKLFNDELTLDNISRPRLVNMCKYMGISPYGTDAYLRYMLRKRLRSIKEDDKLIRAEGVDSLSEAELREDCRERGMLGLVSVEEMRQQLRDWMDLSLNHSVPSSLLILSRAFTVSGRVKAEDAVRATLSSLPDEVVDTVGITSLPSEDPISERRRKLEYLEMQEELIKEEEEKEEEELTRIKDVKGAEEDKALQEMTIPTASEAQEQARARVLEQQDDLCKLSRALGVLASASSVCREREEFLRLVKKEMEFYNTMVEREDVDGEKAAVKAYKAAREDSDQAEEVAESDEVSSALMEKVDGLIQNLEKEIDDVDIKIGKGWQLLDRDRDGKVTPDEVAAAAMYLKDTIAKDGLQQLISSLSKDKEGRIMVEDIVRLGRLGSKPEENATEEESN; this comes from the exons ATGGCGTCAAGAGCGATCATTAGGAGAAAGAATATAATTTCAGATTATTTGAATGTCTATGCTCGTTCGATTCAGAGCTTTCAATCCATTGGAAACTCCTCTCAGACGGTGGTTCATTCACATGCTTACCATTCCGCTATCAACCGTCCTCCTCCCGTGGAAACTAAACCTGTGACTCAACAACACAAGTCTTTTACAGGAAGAGAAGATGGTCTTCTGTTGCTTTctagatatggatatttcaatcGTAGTTTCCATGGTTTTCACTCCTCGGCCTTCGGTTATGGAAGTTCAGAAGTTGGTCCTTCTCTTGGGATGAGATATAGGAGCGTATTCATTCGTGATGCTACTACAGTTGCAGCTAAGAAGcctgatgatgaagataaaAAAGTTGATGAGGTTGCTAAAAATAGGAAAGAGGCGTCTCCTGAGGAATGTGATCAAGCTGTTGAAAGTCTTAGCAGTGTTAAAGCAAAGGCCAAAGCTAAACGTCTTCAAGATTCCAAAAAGGTTGCTCGATCTATTGTACAGAGGGCATGGACAATTGTTCTTAAGATAGGTCCTGCTATAAGAGCTGTTGCCGCCATGAACAG AGCGGATTGGGCGAAAAAGCTTACTCACTGGAAGCAGGAGTTTGTGTCAACAATGAAACACTATTGGCTGGGGACCAAATTACTCTGGGCAGACACTAGAATCAGTTCTAGATTGCTTCTCAAGTTGGCTGGTGGAAAGAGTCTCTCCAGAAGAGAAAGGCAACAGCTTACTCGAACTACAGCTGATATCTTTAGATTAGTGCCGTTTGCAGTGTTCATCCTCGTGCCGTTTATGGAGTTCCTTCTGCCAGTTTTCTTGAAGCTCTTCCCTAATATGTTACCGTCAACTTTCCAAGACAAGATGAAAGAAGAG GAAGCATTGAAAAGGAAATTACTTGCAAGGATGGAATATGCTAAGTTTCTTCAGGAAACTGCCAGAGAGATGGCTAAGGAAGTTAAACATTCAAGATCTGGAGAAGTAAAGAAAACCGCTGAAGACCTGGATGACTTTCTAGACAAG GTTCGAAGAGGTCAAATAGTCCATAATGATGAACTTTTGGGCTTTGCAAAGCTTTTCAACGATGAGCTTACTTTGGATAACATTAGCAG GCCTCGCTTGGTTAACATGTGCAAATATATGGGTATTAGCCCTTATGGAACAGATGCTTATCTGCGATATATGCTCAGGAAAAGACTGAGGAG CATTAAGGAAGATGATAAACTGATTAGAGCTGAGGGTGTGGATTCCCTTTCAGAAGCTGAGCTACGCGAAGATTGCAGGGAACGGGGAATGCTAGGACTGGTTTCAGTTGAAGAGATGAGGCAGCAG CTTCGCGACTGGATGGATTTGTCGCTCAATCATTCTGTCCCCTCGTCGTTGTTGATCCTCTCCAG GGCATTCACGGTTTCTGGAAGAGTTAAGGCAGAGGATGCTGTCCGAGCTACTCTTTCTTCTCTACCTGACGAGGTTGTGGATACTGTTGGTATTACTTCTCTGCCATCTGAAGACCCTATTTCTGAGAGAAGGAGGAAGTTAGAGTACCTTGAGATGCAAGAAGAACTGATCAAG gaagaagaagagaaagaagaagaagagcttacaAGGATTAAGGATGTTAAAGGTGCCGAAGAGGATAAGGCATTGCAAGAGATGACCATACCAACGGCCAGCGAAGCACAAGAACAGGCCAGAGCTAGAGTTCTTGAACAGCAAGATGATCTTTGCAAACTTAGCCGTGCATTGGGTGTTTTAGCTTCTGCTTCT TCTGTATGTAGAGAGCGCGAAGAATTCCTGAGATTGGTGAAGAAAGAG ATGGAGTTCTATAACACAATGGTCGAGAGAGAAGATGTAGATGGTGAAAAAGCTGCAGTAAAGGCATACAAAGCAGCTAGAGAAGATAGTGACCAAGCTGAGGAAGTTGCTGAATCAGACGAGGTTTCGTCTGCACTCATGGAAAAG GTTGATGGTCTGATACAAAACCTCGAGAAGGAAATTGATGATGTGGATATCAAAATCGGCAAAGGCTGGCAGCTTCTTGACAG GGATCGAGATGGAAAGGTCACACCAGATGAAGTTGCAGCTGCTGCAATGTACCTGAAAGACACAATTGCCAAGGATGGCCTTCAACAACTAATCAGTAGTCTCTCCAAAGATAAAG AGGGAAGAATTATGGTGGAAGACATCGTAAGGTTAGGGAGGTTGGGAAGTAAGCCAGAAGAAAATGCAAcggaagaagaatcaaattgA
- the LOC104699939 gene encoding sm-like protein LSM6A, which yields MSGVGEKVSGTTKTPADFLKSIRGRPVVVKLNSGVDYRGILTCLDGYMNIAMEQTEEYINGQLKNKYGDAFIRGNNVLYISTVKRTVADGA from the exons ATGAGTGGAGTTGGAGAGAAAGTTTCTGGGACGACTAAGACACCAGCTGATTTCCTCAAATCTATCCGTGGGAGACCCGTTGTTGTGAAGCTCAATTCTGGTGTTGATTATCGAG GCATTCTTACTTGCCTTGATGGGTATATGAACATAGCAATGGAGCAGACAGAGGAGTATATAAACGGGCAGCTCAAGAACAAATATGGTGACGCCTTTATCCGTGGAAACAATG TTCTCTACATCAGTACAGTAAAGAGGACTGTAGCTGACGGCGCCTAG
- the LOC104699940 gene encoding protein FAM133B, with protein MGKNQAYKAMQRSRVGSSSAQPDEVEDGMVDGSFHTPEWHAARLASLKTTHTITWEEYKQKQKEEELKKGELEADTDKLMREYRAQLDAERALKLSKGRNYSSDKSRKDKKDRDSKKKRSKKRKHYSSSESSSSSDEDESRRSRSSSKRSKKEKKHKSSRDKHSSRSKDETDGPVPLSKFFGNLKN; from the exons ATGGGGAAGAATCAAGCTTACAAGGCTATGCAGAGATCTAGGGTTGGCTCCAGCTCAGCTCAGCCCGATGAGGTTGAAGACGGAATG GTGGATGGTTCATTTCATACACCAGAGTGGCATGCGGCTCGTTTGGCTAGCCTTAAGACGACACATACAATCACATGGGAAGAGTATAAGCAGAAGCAAAAG GAAGAAGAATTGAAAAAGGGAGAACTTGAAGCAGATACCGATAAACTGATGCGCGAGTATAGAGCTCAACTGGATGCAGAAAGGGCGTTGAAACTCTCTAAGGGAAGGAACTACTCTAGCGATAAGTCCCGAAAAG ATAAAAAAGATAGagattcaaagaagaagagaagcaaaaagagaaag CACTATTCGTCCTCAGAGTCATCATCTAgtagtgatgaagatgaatctAGAAGATCAAGATCGAGTTCTAAAAGatcaaagaaggagaagaagcacaAGTCCAGCAGAGACAAACACTCTAGCAGAAGTAAAGATGAAACCGACGGCCCTGTACCACTCTCTAAATTCTTTGGCAATCTGAAGAACTGA
- the LOC104704201 gene encoding mitogen-activated protein kinase 10-like: protein MEPSNDAETVETHQGEVTTNGVLPLSPMLVTDEDAPGNLSHDGRYIQYNLFQTYIFKVTAKYQPPITPIGRGASGIVCSAMNSETNEKVAIKKISHAFDNLIEAKRTLREIKLLRHFDHENIVGIRDVIVPARRDSFEDVYIVYEFMEHDLFGVLTSEQELTKDHCMFFMYQILRGLKYIHSANVLHRDLKPSNLLLTTQCDLKICDFGLARSTPESHEMTEYVVTRWYRAPELLLGTSDYTAAIDVWSVGCIFMEMMNRKTLFPGKDQVHQLRLHMEV, encoded by the exons atggaaCCATCTAACGATGCTGAGACGGTggaaactcatcaaggtgaggTTACTACTAACGGCGTTTTGCCATTATCTCCAATGCTTGTGACTGATGAGGATGCTCCGGGGAATCTCAGCCATGACGGAAGATATATTCAATACAACCTCTTTCAGACTTATATCTTTAAAGTTACCGCAAAGTATCAGCCACCGATTACGCCTATTGGCAGAGGTGCTTCTGGTATCGTTTG TTCGGCTATGAACTCAGAGACCAATGAGAAGGTGGCAATCAAGAAAATATCGCATGCATTTGATAACCTAATCGAAGCAAAGAGAACTCTCCGTGAAATCAAGCTTCTTCGTCACTTCGATCATGAAAAC aTTGTTGGAATCAGAGACGTAATCGTGCCTGCTCGGAGGGATTCATTCGAAGATGTTTACATTGTATATGAATTCATGGAGCATGACCTTTTTGGAGTCTTAACATCCGAACAAGAACTAACCAAAGACCACTGcatg tTTTTCATGTATCAAATCCTGCGCGGATTGAAGTACATTCATTCGGCTAATGTGCTACATAGAGATTTAAAACCGAGCAATCTCCTCTTGACTACACAGTGTGACTTAAAGATCTGTGATTTCGGGCTTGCTCGTTCCACTCCTGAGAGTCATGAAATGACTGAGTATGTTGTCACAAGGTGGTACCGTGCGCCCGAGCTTCTGTTGGGCACTTCTGATTACACCGCAGCAATAGATGTTTGGTCCGTTGGCTGTATATTCATGGAAATGATGAACCGCAAAACGCTCTTCCCCGGTAAAGATCAAGTTCATCAGCTTCGTTTGCATATGGAGGTATAA
- the LOC104699942 gene encoding uncharacterized protein LOC104699942 — MFPLCSAASCHYHSQILFPGNWRGCSSFRRELIHRYSSGDNAFLGISNGAHLQKSFLPQATGSFFTDTIEKIEQPVSTFGSLCQNELDRVNCMVYDMSEAVVAGDGGLTYVENGEDGFPVEVPADVSPVESLSAETLTEKTSSLVESVESGTKSTVEISPDSSVSLPDTLDLNPGSLPDAKASFDDFSSGVKDSFSSSLPDAKASIDDFSSGVKEPFSSSLPAAKASIDDFSSGVKESFSSSLPDAKSSIDDFSSGVKESFSSSLNEGENAVKNTLDSFSSSVTSITKNASEVVDSAFNRAFSTLDQTGDIAEDKFSSFSTGLKEASNRAAVVAIDLLRQSVGIAESSITNGVSFVVYSYGSAKELLPPDVKSALKSSEDVALKVLSPVGAVLQQVSVAIGGLERNLGLDPDDPIIHLFLFVGTTGTFWVLYRVWTYGGYAGDLSPKSTLELLTSREKSMLVDVRPEALREKDGIPDLRRTARFRYSSVTLPEVDGAVKRLLKGGNEVEDILTAVIIKNLKAVQDRSKVIVMDADGTRSKGIARALRKVGIKRPYLVQGGFRSWVKEGIRVKELKPETTLTILNEEAEAILEDINPSPLQLVGVSVGFFAGLYALFEWEKTLQLIAVIGLSLTVYLRLSSYDDSEDFKEDVRLLLAPVKLGAQAFSWAAGKLETNGVGLPTSPSSSDVRSRVLQAAAKHESKPSDETSESLQEDASSSLSSPEEALNNVDVSEA, encoded by the exons ATGTTTCCCCTATGCTCAGCCGCAAGCTGCCATTACCATTCTCAG ATTTTGTTTCCTGGCAATTGGCGAGGCTGTTCTTCCTTCAGGAGAGAGTTAATTCACAGATACAGTTCTGGTGATAATGCCTTCCTTGGTATCTCTAATGGAGCACACCTGCAGAAGAGTTTCTTACCTCAAGCCACTGGGAGTTTCTTCACCGATACTATCGAGAAAATAGAACAACCTGTATCAACATTCGGAAGTTTGTGCCAGAATGAGTTGGACAGAGTAAACTGCATGGTTTATGACATGAGTGAAGCTGTTGTAGCGGGTGATGGGGGACTGACATATGTAGAAAATGGAGAAGATGGTTTCCCTGTTGAAGTTCCAGCAGATGTTTCCCCCGTTGAAAGCCTTTCTGCTGAGACTTTAACCGAAAAGACCAGTAGCCTTGTAGAGTCGGTTGAGTCGGGAACCAAATCTACTGTTGAGATATCTCCTGATAGTTCAGTCTCTCTTCCGGATACTCTAGATCTGAATCCAGGATCACTTCCTGATGCGAAAGCTAGCTTTGATGACTTTTCTTCTGGTGTCAAAGACTCTTTCAGTTCTTCACTTCCTGATGCAAAAGCTAGCATTGATGACTTTTCTTCTGGTGTCAAAGAGCCTTTCAGTTCTTCACTTCCTGCTGCAAAAGCTAGCATTGATGACTTTTCTTCTGGTGTCAAAGAGTCTTTCAGTTCTTCACTTCCTGATGCGAAATCTAGCATTGATGACTTTTCTTCTGGTGTAAAGGAGTCCTTTAGCTCATCACTTAACGAAGGAGAGAATGCTGTAAAGAACACTTTGGATTCCTTTTCCTCGTCTGTGACATCCATTACAAAGAATGCTTCTGAAGTTGTAGATAGTGCATTCAACAGAGCATTTTCTACGCTAGACCAAACAGGAGATATAGCTGAAGACaagttttcaagtttttctACTGGCTTGAAGGAAGCTTCAAACAGAGCAGCTGTTGTTGCCATTGATCTGTTGAGGCAATCAGTTGGTATTGCAGAGAGTTCTATAACAAATGGAGTTTCTTTTGTTGTGTACTCTTATGGGTCAGCAAAAGAATTACTTCCTCCAGATGTTAAGAGTGCCCTTAAATCGTCAGAAGATGTTGCTCTAAAAGTATTGAGTCCCGTGGGAGCTGTGTTGCAGCAG GTATCTGTTGCCATTGGAGGTTTGGAGAGAAATTTGGGTTTGGATCCAGATGACCCAATCAttcacctttttcttttcgtaGGCACCACAGGAACCTTTTG GGTTCTATATCGGGTTTGGACATATGGTGGATATGCTGGAGATTTGTCTCCAAAGTCAACGCTGGAGCTTTTAACATCAAGAGAAAAGTCAATGCTTGTAGATGTCAGGCCTGAA GCcttgagagagaaagatggaATCCCTGATCTGCGGAGAACAGCTCGTTTTCGATATTCTAGCGTGACACTGCCTGAG GTTGACGGTGCTGTTAAACGGCTACTGAAAGGTGGAAATGAAGTTGAAGATATCTTGACAGCAGTAATCATCAAGAACTTGAAAGCAGTTCAG GACAGGTCCAAGGTTATTGTTATGGATGCTGATGGAACTCGTTCGAAGGGTATTGCAAGAGCTTTGAGAAAAGTTGGGATTAAG AGACCATACTTGGTGCAAGGTGGCTTTAGATCATGGGTTAAGGAAGGTATTCGTGTAAAAGAGCTGAAACCTGAGACAACACTTACCATTCTCAACGAG GAAGCTGAGGCGATTCTTGAGGACATAAATCCTTCTCCATTGCAGCTAGTTGGAGTTAGTGTG GGGTTTTTCGCAGgattgtatgctttgtttg AATGGGAGAAAACACTGCAACTCATAGCTGTCATTGGCCTCAGTCTG ACTGTATATCTACGACTTTCTTCGTATGATGACTCCGAAGATTTCAAGGAAGACGTCAG gCTGCTGCTTGCTCCAGTGAAACTCGGAGCTCAGGCTTTCTCATGGGCTGCAGGAAAGCTTGAGACAAATGGTGTTGGCCTGCCAACGTCACCTTCTTCCTCAGATGTTCGAAGCCGTGTTTTGCAAGCTGCTGCTAAGCATGAATCTAAGCCGTCTGATGAAACATCTGAAAGTCTCCAAGAggatgcatcatcatcattatcatcaccaGAAGAAGCTTTGAACAACGTTGATGTCTCAGAAGCGTAA
- the LOC104704202 gene encoding probable phosphoinositide phosphatase SAC9 translates to MHSQILNIFSEESGAFKQFSAAQKNMKITLQRRYKNAMVDSSRQKQLEMFLGMRLFKHLPSIPVQPLHVLSRPSGFFLKPVPSMSESSNDGSSLLSIKRKDVTWLCPQAADIVELFIYLSEPCHVCQLLLTISHGADDLTSPSTVDVRTGRHIEDLKLVVEGASIPRCANGTNLLISLPGPISSEDMAVTGAGARLHEKDTSSLSLLYDFEELEGQLDFLTRVVAVTFYPAGSVRIPMTLGQIEVLGISLPWIGMFTCERTGGRLAELARKPDEDEIPFSPSSDLNPFAAKSSQTETVSTPVHQKDPFPGNLLDLLTGEDSSSDPFPQPVVDSVASGDNDMLDFLDQAVVEYRGSETVPGGSVPQDKRPKESGVHLYINCLKSLGGPNMGKKLEFVEAMKLEIERLRLNISAAERDRALLSIGIDPATINPNSSYDELYIGRLCRIANALAVMGQASLEDKIIASIGLGKLENNVIDFWNISGIGEGCDGGMCQVRAEVSKSPVGFSTKSSGGESGSVFLCFQXYCLEEIM, encoded by the exons ATGCACAGCCAaattctcaacatcttcagcgaAGAATCAGGAGCGTTTAAACAGTTTTCTGCTGCACAGAAGAACATGAAAATTACGCTACAGAGAAGATATAAAAATGCTATGGTTGATAGTTCACGGCAAAAGCAGCTGGAGATGTTTCTGGGAATGAGGCTTTTCAAGCATCTTCCATCAATTCCTGTCCAGCCTTTACAT GTACTTTCTCGACCATCTGGTTTCTTTCTGAAACCGGTACCTAGCATGTCCGAAAGTTCTAATGATGGGTCCAGTCTGCTGAGTATCAAGAGGAAGGACGTAACTTGG CTATGTCCACAAGCTGCAGATATTGTTGAATTATTTATCTATCTCAGTGAGCCTTGCCATGTATGTCAACTTCTATTGACCATCTCACACGGTGCGGATGATTTGACAAGTCCATCCACTGTGGACGTGAGAACTGGACGCCACATAGAGGACCTTAAATTAGTTGTTGAG GGTGCTTCGATACCACGCTGCGCGAATGGGACAAATCTTCTGATATCCTTACCAGGGCCAATTAGTTCTGAGGATATGGCTGTTACTGGAGCTGGTGCACGTCTTCATGAAAAAGATACGTCAAGTCTTTCACTGCTGTATGATTTTGAAGAACTAGAAGGACAGTTGGATTTCTTAACCCGTGTAGTTGCGGTTACATTTTATCCGGCTGGTTCTGTTAGAATTCCTATGACCCTTGGTCAG ATAGAAGTCCTTGGAATTTCTCTTCCATGGATAGGAATGTTTACTTGCGAACGTACTGGAGGAAGATTAGCCGAACTTGCAAGGAAACCAGATGAGGATGAGATTCCTTTTTCACCTTCTTCTGACTTGAATCCGTTTGCAGCAAAATCTTCACAGACTGAAACTGTCTCCACACCCGTACATCAGAAAGATCCTTTTCCCGGTAATCTGCTTGACCTTTTAACAGGAGAGGACTCGTCTTCTGACCCCTTCCCACAACCAGTGGTGGACTCTGTTGCAAGTGGAGACAATGACATGCTTGATTTCTTAGACCAAGCAGTGGTTGAATATCGCGGCTCTGAAACTGTTCCTGGTGGATCTGTCCCACAAGATAAAAGGCCCAAGGAAAGTGGTGTTCATCTGTACATAAATTGTCTAAAGTCTCTTGGAGGTCCAAACATG GGGAAGAAGCTTGAGTTTGTAGAAGCTATGAAGCTGGAAATTGAACGTCTACGTCTCAATATATCAGCAGCAGAAAGAGATAGGGCACTGTTATCTATTGGAATTGATCCGGCTACCATTAATCCAAACTCTTCATACGACGAGTTATATATTGGAAGATTATGCAGAATAGCAAATGCACTTGCAGTTATGGGCCAGGCTTCTCTTGAAGATAAAATCATAGCTTCTATTGGTCTAGGGAAGCTAGAAAATAATGTGATAGATTTCTGGAACATATCCGGAATTGGTGAGGGTTGTGATGGTGGAATGTGTCAAGTCCGAGCCGAGGTCAGTAAAAGTCCAGTTGGGTTTTCTACCAAGAGTTCAGGAGGAGAGTCAGGCTCAGTGTTCTTATGTTTCCAATGNTATTGTTTGGAGGAGATCATGTAG
- the LOC104699944 gene encoding probable phosphoinositide phosphatase SAC9, translated as MAVTGAGARLHEKDTSSLSLLYDFEELEGQLDFLTRVVAVTFYPAGSVRIPMTLGQIEVLGISLPWIGMFTCERTGGRLAELARKPDEDEIPFSPSSDLNPFAAKSSQTETVSTPVHQKDPFPGNLLDLLTGEDSSSDPFPQPVVDSVASGDNDMLDFLDQAVVEYRGSETVPGGSVPQDKRPKESGVHLYINCLKSLAGPNMGKKLEFVEAMKLEIERLRLNISAAERDRALLSIGIDPATINPNSSYDELYIGRLCRIANALAVMGQASLEDKIIASIGLGKLENNVIDFWNISGIGEGCDGGMCQVRAEVSKSPVGFSTKSSGGESGSVFLCFQCMKKACKFCCAGKGALLLSKSYSRDNANGGGSLTDMFATSIGSDHYICKKCCSSIVLEALIVDYVRVMVSLRRSCRVDTAGREALNEVFGSNIKNHLAVKGHPSPNREDFNFLRQILGQEESLAEFPYASFLHKVETGTDSAPFFSLLTPVNLASSNAYWKAPPSANSVEAVIVLNSLSDVSSVILLVSPCGYSDADAPTVQIWASSDINKEARTLMGKWDVQSLIRSSPELYGPENSGRAPRHIKFAFKNPVRCRIIWVLLRLPRLGSSSVSLDKNINLLSLDENPFAPIPRRASFGATIENDPCLHAKRILVTGNIVTNKTLASLQSVESMSVRNWLDRAPRLNRFLIPLEAERPMENDLVLELYLQPGSPLAAGFRLDAFNAIKPRVTHSPSSDVVDIWDPANIIVEDRQVSPAVLYIQVSVLQEQYKMVTIAEYRLPEARVGTQMYFDFPKQTQARRVSFKLLGDVAAFSDDPAEAGDLSGRASPFAAGLSLANRIKLYYYADPYEVGKWASLSAV; from the exons ATGGCTGTTACTGGAGCTGGTGCACGTCTTCATGAAAAAGATACGTCAAGTCTTTCACTGCTGTATGATTTTGAAGAACTAGAAGGACAGTTGGATTTCTTAACCCGTGTAGTTGCGGTTACATTTTATCCGGCTGGTTCTGTTAGAATTCCTATGACCCTTGGTCAG ATAGAAGTCCTTGGAATTTCTCTTCCATGGATAGGAATGTTTACTTGCGAACGTACTGGAGGAAGATTAGCTGAACTTGCAAGGAAACCAGATGAGGATGAGATTCCTTTTTCACCTTCTTCTGACTTGAATCCGTTTGCAGCAAAATCTTCACAAACTGAAACTGTCTCCACACCCGTACATCAGAAAGATCCTTTTCCCGGTAATCTGCTTGACCTTTTAACAGGAGAGGACTCGTCTTCTGACCCCTTCCCACAACCAGTGGTGGACTCTGTTGCAAGTGGAGACAATGACATGCTTGATTTCTTAGACCAAGCAGTGGTTGAATATCGCGGCTCTGAAACTGTTCCTGGTGGATCTGTCCCACAAGATAAAAGGCCCAAAGAAAGTGGTGTTCATCTGTACATAAATTGTCTAAAGTCTCTTGCAGGTCCAAACATG GGGAAGAAGCTTGAGTTTGTAGAAGCTATGAAGCTGGAAATTGAACGTCTACGTCTCAATATATCAGCAGCAGAAAGAGATAGGGCACTGTTATCTATTGGAATTGATCCGGCTACCATTAATCCAAACTCTTCATACGACGAGTTATATATTGGAAGATTATGCAGAATAGCAAATGCACTTGCAGTTATGGGCCAGGCTTCTCTTGAAGATAAAATCATAGCTTCTATTGGTCTAGGGAAGCTAGAAAATAATGTGATAGATTTCTGGAACATATCCGGAATTGGTGAGGGTTGTGATGGTGGAATGTGTCAAGTCCGAGCCGAGGTCAGTAAAAGTCCAGTTGGGTTTTCTACCAAGAGTTCAGGAGGAGAGTCAGGCTCAGTGTTCTTATGTTTCCAATGTATGAAAAAAGCTTGCAAGTTTTGTTGTGCTGGAAAAGGAGCTCTTCTGCTTTCAAAATCATACTCCAGGGACAATGCGAATGGAGGTGGAAGTCTTACAGATATGTTCGCTACTTCGATAGGTTCAGATCATTACATTTGTAAAAAATGCTGCAGTTCGATAGTGCTTGAAGCCTTGATTGTAGATTATGTAAGAGTCATGGTCAGCTTGCGAAGAAGTTGTCGTGTCGATACTGCTGGTCGGGAAGCTCTGAACGAGGTCTTTGGATCTAACATTAAAAATCATCTTGCTGTTAAAGGTCACCCTTCTCCTAATCGAGAAGACTTTAATTTTCTTCGTCAAATTCTGGGTCAAGAGGAGTCACTTGCTGAGTTCCCATATGCAAGCTTCTTACACAAA GTCGAAACTGGAACTGACTCGGCACCATTTTTCTCATTGCTGACCCCTGTGAATCTTGCTTCAAGTAATGCCTACTGGAAAGCTCCTCCTTCTGCAAACTCTGTTGAAGCTGTCATCGTTCTCAATAGCCTTTCAGATGTCAGCAGTGTGATTCTACTCGTTAGTCCATGTGGTTACTCTGATGCTGATGCTCCTACC GTCCAAATTTGGGCGAGCAGCGACATAAATAAGGAAGCACGGACTTTGATGGGAAAGTGGGATGTACAGTCCTTAATTAGATCTTCGCCTGAGTTGTATGGTCCTGAAAATTCTGGTAGAGCTCCTAGGCATATAAAATTTGCTTTCAAGAATCCTGTTCGTTGCCGCATAATATGGGTATTACTGCGTCTTCCTCGGCTTGGATCTAGCTCAGTTAGTTTGGACAAAAACATTAATCTCTTGTCTTTGGATGAGAACCCTTTTGCTCCGATCCCTCGCCGTGCCTCTTTTGGAGCAACCATTGAGAATGACCCATGTCTTCATGCAAAACGCATCTTGGTCACTGGAAACATCGTGACTAACAAAACGCTTGCATCATTACAAAGTGTTGAGAGCATGAGCGTAAGAAACTGGCTGGACAGAGCCCCACGTTTGAATAGATTCCTG ATACCACTAGAGGCTGAGAGACCAATGGAGAATGATCTAGTCTTGGAACTTTATCTGCAACCTGGTTCACCTTTAGCAGCTGGATTCCGTTTAGATGCTTTTAACGCCATAAAGCCTCGGGTGACCCACTCGCCTTCTTCAGATGTAGTTGACATTTGGGACCCGGCAAATATCATAGTGGAAGACAGACAAGTCTCTCCAGCCGTCTTGTATATACAAGTATCTGTTCTTCAG GAACAATACAAAATGGTGACAATCGCGGAATATAGATTGCCTGAGGCAAGAGTTGGAACACAGATGTATTTCGATTTCCCTAAACAGACTCAAGCACGCAGAGTTTCGTTTAAGTTGCTTGGAGATGTAGCAGCTTTTTCAGATGATCCCGCAGAGGCTGGTGACTTGAGCGGCCGGGCATCTCCATTTGCTGCAGGACTGTCGTTAGCAAATAGGATCAAGCTATATTACTATGCGGATCCTTATGAAGTAGGCAAATGGGCTAGCCTTTCAGCTGTCTGA